The Candidatus Limnocylindria bacterium genome has a window encoding:
- a CDS encoding amidohydrolase — MRADALRTELVALSRAIHSTPELAYQERTAVKNIAALLASHGHRVEQQLGGVETAFRARVGPAGPAVALLAEYDALPEIGHACGHNLIAMSNVGAFLLVAERAKELKVGVELIGTPAEESGGGKIDLIDAGVFGESVAVLSSHPSGDPDWEFGGSSLGVVTKRVTFHGVAAHAAFSPHLGRNALSAAIRLFVAIDGWRQHLPADTRVHGIITKGGAAQNIIPELAECDIGLRAATKEQLDAMQRTFAEMAKGAAMQTGTTVDIVDDMRMYAPVKPSAQVGDLLADELKRRDLPTVRGKFVLASTDFGNVSQVAPADYIGFPVSEESIPGHSHVMRDSSATDLAHRNAMITAEILAAAAVRIATDSALRERLRG, encoded by the coding sequence ATGAGGGCCGACGCGCTGCGCACGGAGCTGGTCGCGCTCTCACGCGCGATCCACAGCACCCCGGAGCTCGCATATCAGGAGCGAACCGCGGTGAAGAACATCGCCGCGCTCCTCGCGAGTCACGGCCACAGGGTCGAACAGCAGCTCGGCGGCGTCGAGACCGCCTTCCGCGCGCGGGTCGGACCCGCGGGTCCTGCCGTCGCCCTCCTTGCCGAGTACGACGCCCTACCGGAGATCGGGCACGCCTGCGGACACAACCTCATCGCGATGTCGAACGTCGGCGCGTTCCTCTTGGTCGCGGAGCGCGCGAAGGAGCTGAAGGTCGGCGTCGAGCTGATCGGCACACCGGCCGAGGAGAGCGGCGGCGGCAAGATCGACCTTATCGACGCCGGCGTCTTCGGCGAGTCGGTCGCGGTCCTCTCGTCGCACCCGTCGGGCGATCCGGACTGGGAGTTCGGCGGGAGCTCGCTGGGCGTCGTCACCAAACGCGTGACCTTCCACGGTGTTGCCGCGCACGCGGCGTTCTCGCCGCACCTCGGTCGCAACGCGCTCTCTGCGGCGATCCGGCTCTTCGTCGCGATCGACGGGTGGCGGCAGCACCTGCCCGCCGACACGCGCGTCCACGGGATCATCACCAAAGGCGGCGCGGCGCAGAACATCATCCCGGAGCTCGCCGAGTGCGACATCGGCCTTCGTGCCGCTACCAAGGAGCAGCTCGACGCGATGCAGCGCACCTTCGCGGAGATGGCAAAGGGTGCCGCGATGCAGACGGGAACGACCGTGGACATCGTCGATGACATGCGCATGTACGCGCCGGTGAAGCCGAGCGCGCAGGTCGGCGACCTCCTGGCGGATGAGCTGAAGCGCCGCGACCTTCCGACCGTGCGGGGCAAATTCGTCCTCGCGTCGACCGATTTTGGCAACGTGTCGCAGGTGGCACCGGCGGACTACATCGGGTTCCCGGTCAGCGAGGAGTCGATCCCCGGCCACTCGCATGTGATGCGCGACTCGTCGGCGACGGACCTTGCCCATCGAAACGCGATGATCACGGCGGAGATCCTTGCCGCCGCCGCGGTGCGCATCGCGACCGACTCCGCCTTAAGGGAGCGGCTGCGGGGCTAG
- a CDS encoding P1 family peptidase: MAGPITNDTTHPVPRIPQGGRVLEFDFPGLEVGAAQYAEGPTGCTVFHFPKIASMQIDVRGGSPGINGEYLTVINAICFAGGSLYGLEASTGVAAELFAKRGYSTKLTDIALVSGAIIFDYRRRQNAIYPDKELGRAAVRALRPGAFPMGAVGAGCSATAGHGDSAELSGQGGAFRVVGKTRIAVFTVVNAYGAIVDRAGKVVRGNRDVQGRRQHAADIVSATGAYYPPAEPRSRNTTLTCVVTDQRLDALQLRSIARQVHASMARAIQPFHARWDGDILYACSTQAVDDPALDEVSLGVVASELAWDAVLACYDE; encoded by the coding sequence GTGGCCGGCCCGATCACCAACGACACGACGCATCCTGTGCCACGCATCCCGCAGGGCGGCCGCGTTCTCGAGTTCGACTTCCCGGGCCTCGAGGTCGGCGCGGCCCAGTACGCGGAAGGACCGACGGGCTGCACCGTTTTCCACTTCCCGAAGATCGCGTCGATGCAGATCGACGTGCGCGGTGGATCGCCGGGGATCAATGGCGAGTACCTCACGGTCATCAACGCGATCTGCTTCGCCGGCGGCTCGCTCTATGGGCTGGAGGCGTCGACGGGCGTGGCCGCCGAGCTCTTCGCGAAGCGCGGCTACTCCACGAAATTGACGGACATCGCGCTCGTCTCCGGCGCGATCATCTTCGACTACCGCCGGCGCCAGAACGCGATCTATCCCGACAAGGAGCTGGGCCGCGCGGCCGTGCGCGCGCTGCGACCGGGTGCCTTCCCGATGGGTGCGGTCGGCGCCGGCTGCTCTGCCACCGCCGGCCACGGCGACTCGGCGGAGCTTTCGGGACAGGGCGGCGCGTTCCGCGTCGTCGGCAAGACGCGCATCGCGGTGTTCACCGTCGTGAATGCGTATGGAGCGATCGTCGACCGCGCGGGAAAGGTCGTGCGCGGGAACCGCGACGTCCAGGGTCGGCGCCAGCATGCGGCCGACATCGTGAGCGCCACCGGCGCGTACTACCCGCCGGCCGAGCCGCGCTCGCGCAACACGACGCTGACGTGCGTCGTGACCGACCAACGACTCGACGCGCTGCAGCTGCGATCGATCGCACGACAGGTGCACGCGTCGATGGCGCGCGCGATCCAGCCATTCCACGCGCGATGGGACGGCGACATCCTGTACGCGTGCTCGACGCAAGCCGTGGACGATCCTGCACTCGATGAGGTCAGCCTCGGTGTCGTCGCCTCAGAGCTGGCGTGGGATGCGGTGCTCGCGTGTTACGACGAATAG
- a CDS encoding citrate/2-methylcitrate synthase has translation MTDESRMKAPTRGLEGVVATTTAICKVEDNSLVYRGYSIDELATKAEYEEVAYLLLNGDLPTKEQLRAFKAELVKHRTLSPFLRQILQEMSESGTAMDVLRTVTSASAVEDPAEGDNSQEAEYRKAIRLTAKLPTILASYMRRRRGEQPIPPDPSLDHAANFAHMAGVDVHPRAAEILNTCFILQAEHGLNASTFTARVVAGTNADMHAAVTAAFGALKGPLHGGATDGTMKMLDEIGSPDHVETFVDKAIATKYKFSGFGHRVYLTEDPRGKYLRRFAMELSKGWKGKPYFEIQERLAKAIADRRPKMSPSAAAKVNVVNVDYYAATTYTFLGIPADLGTSIFALGRIAGWSAHIMEQHGDNRLIRPESEYTGPSGKRYIPIAER, from the coding sequence ATGACCGACGAAAGCCGCATGAAGGCCCCCACACGCGGGCTCGAGGGCGTCGTTGCGACCACGACGGCGATCTGCAAGGTGGAGGACAACAGCCTCGTCTACCGCGGCTACTCGATCGACGAGCTCGCCACGAAGGCCGAATACGAGGAGGTCGCTTACCTGTTGCTGAACGGCGACCTGCCGACGAAGGAACAGCTCCGGGCCTTCAAGGCGGAGCTGGTGAAGCACCGCACGCTCTCGCCCTTCCTGCGTCAGATCCTGCAGGAGATGTCCGAGAGCGGTACGGCAATGGACGTTCTCCGCACGGTCACCTCTGCCTCCGCCGTCGAGGACCCCGCCGAGGGCGACAACTCCCAGGAAGCCGAGTACCGGAAGGCGATCCGGCTCACCGCGAAGCTGCCGACGATCCTCGCCAGCTACATGCGGCGCCGCCGCGGGGAACAGCCGATCCCTCCGGACCCATCGCTCGACCATGCCGCGAACTTCGCGCACATGGCCGGCGTCGACGTCCACCCGCGTGCCGCGGAGATCCTCAACACCTGCTTCATCCTGCAGGCAGAGCACGGCCTCAACGCATCGACCTTCACCGCGCGCGTCGTCGCAGGCACGAACGCGGACATGCACGCAGCCGTCACTGCGGCATTCGGCGCCCTCAAGGGCCCGCTGCACGGCGGCGCGACGGACGGCACGATGAAGATGCTCGATGAGATCGGGTCGCCCGATCATGTCGAAACGTTCGTCGACAAGGCCATCGCGACGAAGTACAAGTTCTCGGGCTTCGGGCACCGCGTCTATCTCACGGAGGACCCCCGCGGCAAGTACCTACGACGTTTCGCGATGGAGCTCTCGAAGGGATGGAAGGGCAAGCCGTACTTCGAGATCCAGGAGCGACTGGCGAAAGCGATCGCCGATCGGCGACCGAAGATGTCACCGAGCGCCGCCGCGAAGGTCAACGTCGTGAACGTCGACTACTACGCAGCGACGACCTACACGTTCCTAGGCATCCCCGCCGATCTCGGCACGTCGATCTTCGCGCTCGGACGCATCGCCGGCTGGAGCGCGCACATCATGGAGCAGCACGGCGACAATCGGCTCATCCGGCCTGAGTCCGAGTACACCGGACCCTCAGGAAAGCGCTACATCCCCATCGCGGAGCGCTAG
- a CDS encoding Na/Pi cotransporter family protein: protein MTSADLVLFSLLGGTALLLYGVRLVGEGLQRAAGTRLRHFLSTLTGNRFKALAVGAGVTAVLQSSSATTVMLVGFASAGLLSLRQTIGVILGADVGTTVTVQLLAFDLLSVSPLIVFAGWLLWTVGRGTLRYIGQAVLGFGFLFLGMKLVSDGTAPLASSALFRDLLSALTGQPLILFLVAAIFTALVRSSAAVIGLALSLAASGLMPLTGAIPIIFGANIGTAATALFAAIGQNAEALRVAAAHAAFKVVGVALFVPFAGLFADVVSRTAPDVPRQIANAHTLFNVILAAVFLPFTNVAADLFTRLVPDRTTTSTGAIYLNTQTIDTPAVALGQALRETLRMGDIVQQSLRDSLAVLERDDERLMREVVARDDVIDQLEEDIKQFLIGLGQQQLTEEQAERETALIFVIANLEEIGDVIEKNLMELAAKKIAGHHVFSQQGWSEIRQLHAKVVENLELAMSALASNDATIAEKIIRHKSVVNVLERQLRQTHIRRLHEGLRETIDTSSIHLDLLANLKRANSLVAGIAYAVLGKHAVKSAEE from the coding sequence GTGACGTCGGCCGATCTCGTCCTCTTCTCTCTTCTGGGTGGGACCGCGCTCCTCCTTTACGGCGTGCGCCTGGTCGGGGAAGGACTCCAGCGCGCGGCGGGGACACGACTGCGGCACTTCCTTTCGACGCTTACCGGGAACCGCTTCAAAGCGCTCGCCGTCGGCGCAGGAGTGACGGCCGTCCTCCAGTCGTCGAGCGCGACGACGGTGATGCTGGTCGGATTCGCCTCCGCGGGGCTGCTTTCGCTGCGGCAGACCATCGGCGTGATCCTCGGCGCCGACGTTGGAACGACCGTGACCGTGCAGCTCCTCGCCTTCGATCTTCTCTCGGTCTCGCCGCTGATCGTCTTCGCTGGCTGGCTGCTGTGGACCGTAGGTCGCGGGACACTTCGCTACATCGGCCAGGCGGTGCTCGGCTTCGGATTCCTGTTCCTGGGCATGAAGCTCGTGTCGGACGGGACGGCGCCACTCGCGAGCAGCGCCCTGTTCCGCGATCTCCTCAGCGCGCTCACCGGCCAGCCGCTCATCCTGTTCCTCGTCGCGGCGATCTTCACGGCTCTTGTGCGCTCGAGCGCCGCGGTGATCGGTCTCGCGCTGTCGCTCGCGGCGAGCGGCCTGATGCCACTGACCGGCGCGATCCCGATCATCTTCGGCGCGAACATCGGGACAGCCGCCACAGCGCTGTTCGCGGCCATCGGACAGAACGCCGAGGCGCTCCGCGTCGCCGCGGCTCATGCGGCTTTCAAAGTGGTGGGCGTGGCGCTCTTCGTGCCGTTCGCCGGCCTCTTCGCGGATGTGGTCTCCCGCACCGCGCCCGATGTGCCGCGCCAGATCGCGAACGCCCACACGCTGTTCAACGTGATCCTCGCGGCCGTGTTCCTCCCGTTCACGAACGTCGCGGCGGATCTCTTCACGCGGCTCGTGCCGGACCGGACGACGACGTCGACGGGCGCCATCTACCTCAATACGCAGACGATCGACACACCCGCGGTCGCGCTCGGCCAGGCCCTGCGCGAGACACTGCGGATGGGCGACATCGTTCAGCAGTCGCTGCGCGACTCTCTCGCCGTGCTCGAGCGCGACGACGAGCGGCTCATGCGCGAGGTCGTCGCGCGCGACGACGTCATCGACCAGCTCGAGGAGGACATCAAGCAGTTCCTCATCGGCCTTGGCCAGCAGCAGCTCACCGAGGAGCAGGCGGAGCGCGAGACGGCGCTCATCTTCGTCATCGCCAATCTCGAGGAGATCGGTGACGTCATCGAGAAGAATCTGATGGAGCTCGCGGCGAAGAAGATCGCGGGCCACCACGTCTTCAGCCAGCAGGGCTGGTCCGAGATCCGGCAGCTCCACGCCAAGGTGGTCGAGAACCTCGAGCTGGCGATGTCCGCGCTCGCCTCGAACGACGCGACCATCGCGGAGAAGATCATCCGTCACAAGAGCGTCGTGAATGTCCTCGAGCGCCAGCTCCGCCAGACGCACATCCGGCGCCTGCACGAGGGGCTGCGCGAGACGATCGACACGTCGAGCATCCACCTCGACCTGCTGGCCAACTTGAAGCGCGCCAACTCTCTCGTCGCGGGCATCGCATACGCGGTCCTCGGAAAGCACGCGGTGAAGAGCGCCGAGGAATGA
- a CDS encoding DUF72 domain-containing protein has protein sequence MSSRAFVGTSGWSYTTWRPKFYPEGTKSAAFLSYYATRLATMEINYTFNHLPTEKNVAQWTRATPEDFIFALKASQQITHRKQLREPAETLPIFFERARPLGKRLGPILFQTPPWVRRDDDRLAMFLAALPRDLRCVLEVRDPSWYVAEVYDLLSAANVALVHAEGEKAPSPVETLGATADFAYARLRSRSGYPDEVVDAWAVRLRAILDSGKDVYAYFRHDEDGSNALSAERLRRSFT, from the coding sequence GTGAGCAGCCGTGCCTTCGTCGGCACCTCTGGCTGGTCGTACACGACCTGGCGGCCGAAGTTCTACCCCGAGGGCACGAAGAGCGCAGCCTTTCTCAGCTATTACGCGACGCGGCTCGCCACGATGGAGATCAACTACACCTTCAATCACCTCCCGACCGAGAAGAACGTGGCGCAGTGGACCAGGGCGACGCCTGAGGACTTCATCTTCGCGCTCAAGGCGTCGCAGCAGATCACCCACCGCAAGCAGCTGCGGGAGCCCGCGGAGACGCTTCCGATCTTCTTCGAGCGCGCGCGGCCGCTCGGCAAGCGTCTGGGTCCGATCCTTTTCCAGACCCCACCGTGGGTGAGGCGCGACGACGACCGGCTCGCGATGTTCCTCGCCGCGCTACCACGCGATCTGCGCTGCGTCCTCGAAGTCCGCGATCCGTCCTGGTACGTGGCCGAGGTCTACGACCTCCTGAGCGCGGCGAACGTCGCGCTGGTGCACGCGGAGGGGGAGAAGGCGCCGTCTCCGGTCGAGACGCTCGGTGCGACAGCGGACTTCGCATACGCGCGTCTGCGTAGTCGCAGCGGTTATCCCGACGAGGTTGTCGATGCCTGGGCGGTGCGGCTTCGCGCGATCCTCGATTCAGGGAAGGACGTGTATGCGTACTTCCGTCATGACGAAGATGGCTCCAACGCCCTGTCGGCGGAGCGTTTGCGCCGATCGTTCACGTGA
- a CDS encoding isoprenylcysteine carboxylmethyltransferase family protein: MNPSVEIVVALAILVGLMWAVLSATRIRVPYLEIVAVVGLLAAVVWALLASLSVLVFGLSAADLSHEPEASITFPGARVERSVQSEAQLDIIWGGDVARFSRVYRTAAPLSEVVSFYRLELGSRGWFVLVGLTDFDACARGLLFSVRGVSATTFETRIYPHGRSTHPPECKQGTPPAPEAVALIAVGAFTVYIVTASQVQRRARRARGTPLRAVSGFARWGPAFAWVPYVFLDARPGPTIAPSELIVYVGIVLVVVGAAVALWAAFTLGSQFDLEPEVHRDHVVVRDGPYRFVRHPVYLGLGAHLVGACLASGNLVLTLGVLLVGLPLLYLRAYAEERLLRAELGPAYDAYAREVGMFVPRLVRPAG, translated from the coding sequence GTGAATCCCTCCGTCGAGATAGTCGTCGCGCTCGCGATCTTGGTCGGGTTGATGTGGGCGGTGCTGTCGGCGACGCGCATTCGCGTCCCGTATCTCGAGATCGTCGCGGTCGTGGGACTCCTGGCTGCGGTCGTCTGGGCGCTGCTGGCGTCGCTGTCCGTTCTCGTCTTCGGTCTGAGTGCGGCGGATCTCTCGCACGAGCCCGAGGCGTCCATCACGTTCCCTGGCGCACGCGTTGAGCGCTCAGTCCAGTCAGAGGCGCAACTGGACATCATCTGGGGCGGAGATGTTGCTCGATTTAGCCGCGTGTATCGAACAGCGGCGCCTCTGTCAGAGGTCGTCAGCTTCTACCGGCTGGAGCTTGGATCGCGAGGTTGGTTTGTACTCGTAGGGTTAACCGACTTTGATGCGTGCGCCCGCGGTCTGCTGTTCTCTGTCAGGGGCGTCAGCGCGACGACCTTCGAGACACGGATATACCCGCACGGTAGGTCCACGCACCCGCCTGAGTGCAAGCAGGGCACTCCTCCGGCTCCAGAAGCCGTGGCCCTGATTGCGGTCGGCGCGTTCACGGTGTACATCGTCACGGCATCGCAGGTGCAACGCCGCGCGCGACGTGCCCGCGGCACTCCACTGCGCGCAGTGAGTGGGTTTGCGAGGTGGGGACCGGCGTTCGCATGGGTCCCCTATGTGTTCCTCGACGCACGACCGGGCCCGACGATCGCGCCCAGCGAACTGATCGTGTATGTCGGCATCGTGCTCGTCGTCGTCGGCGCGGCAGTCGCGCTGTGGGCGGCGTTCACCCTAGGGAGCCAGTTCGATCTGGAGCCCGAAGTGCATCGAGACCACGTCGTTGTCAGGGACGGCCCCTACCGTTTCGTCCGCCATCCTGTCTACCTCGGCCTCGGCGCGCATTTGGTCGGCGCATGCCTCGCGTCGGGCAATCTCGTTCTGACCCTCGGCGTGCTGCTCGTCGGCCTCCCGCTCCTCTATCTTCGCGCGTACGCGGAGGAGCGGCTCCTGCGTGCCGAGCTTGGGCCTGCGTACGACGCCTACGCGCGAGAGGTGGGGATGTTCGTTCCGCGCCTGGTGCGCCCCGCTGGATGA
- a CDS encoding DUF1761 domain-containing protein translates to MNWLAIVIAAIANMVIGTLWYGTWAFGKSWTKLSGHNMGEGMSTGPLYAMTAAAAVVQAITMSWFVAQTGANSGAAGAIIGLYVGLGFVATAMFAEVLFAGRHPRLYAITAGYSVVAAIVQGMIIGFLG, encoded by the coding sequence GTGAACTGGCTCGCCATCGTCATCGCGGCCATCGCGAACATGGTCATCGGAACGCTCTGGTATGGAACCTGGGCCTTCGGCAAGAGCTGGACCAAGCTCTCAGGACACAACATGGGTGAGGGGATGTCCACGGGGCCCCTCTACGCAATGACCGCGGCCGCCGCGGTCGTCCAAGCGATCACGATGTCCTGGTTCGTTGCGCAGACCGGGGCGAACAGCGGCGCCGCCGGTGCGATCATCGGCCTCTACGTGGGCCTCGGCTTCGTCGCCACCGCGATGTTCGCCGAGGTGCTATTCGCCGGACGACACCCGCGCCTTTACGCGATCACCGCCGGTTATTCCGTCGTCGCGGCGATCGTGCAGGGCATGATCATCGGATTCCTCGGCTGA
- a CDS encoding cation:proton antiporter: MPQAVPVLEIGVVLLAAALAGAISRRLGLPAVLGYLLVGLFVGPFTPGYVADRHQIQVLADVGVVLLLFEVGIELDLRALRREPRGILLAVPLQIAIGTLAGAIAFMWLGTGVLGAVTLGLAVALSSSVVVVNITRSRRRTTDAVTDRALVVWAILQDAVTLVAATILAVLLAPSGDPAALAFGKAFAFIGFAAVAQLVALPWLLARVREQPDIFLIVAVSVALASAGAGAVIFGVPVALAAFVAGLLLSIRPEAQEARREVLPFRDLFAVMFFVAIGTLVEPATVVSEAGVLGLVLLLVALKIVTISGLAALFSVPARRAQLGVGLGQIGEFSFVVMGLGLAAGVVSSGQFSAVLAAAAITIAASAVGARLFPKATVS; encoded by the coding sequence GTGCCCCAGGCTGTCCCGGTTCTCGAGATCGGTGTTGTGTTGCTTGCCGCCGCTCTCGCGGGGGCCATCAGCAGGCGGCTGGGACTGCCGGCTGTACTCGGCTATCTCCTCGTCGGTCTTTTCGTTGGCCCTTTCACCCCTGGATACGTTGCCGACCGCCATCAGATCCAGGTCCTGGCGGACGTCGGCGTCGTCCTCCTGCTCTTCGAGGTCGGGATCGAGCTCGACCTGCGGGCGCTGCGTCGAGAGCCGCGCGGGATCCTGCTCGCCGTGCCGCTGCAGATCGCGATCGGCACGCTCGCGGGAGCGATCGCGTTCATGTGGCTCGGCACCGGCGTCCTCGGCGCGGTCACGCTCGGGCTCGCCGTCGCCCTCTCCAGCTCAGTCGTCGTCGTCAACATCACGCGCAGCCGGCGGCGTACGACGGACGCGGTGACCGATCGCGCGCTGGTCGTCTGGGCGATCCTTCAAGACGCGGTCACGCTCGTCGCGGCGACGATCCTGGCCGTCCTCCTCGCGCCGAGCGGCGATCCTGCCGCGCTGGCCTTCGGCAAGGCGTTCGCGTTCATCGGATTCGCGGCGGTCGCGCAGCTCGTCGCCCTGCCATGGCTACTCGCGCGCGTGCGCGAGCAGCCGGACATCTTCCTCATCGTCGCCGTTTCGGTCGCGCTCGCGAGCGCCGGCGCTGGCGCCGTGATCTTCGGCGTACCCGTCGCGCTCGCGGCATTCGTCGCGGGACTGCTCCTCTCGATCCGGCCAGAGGCGCAGGAGGCGCGGCGCGAGGTCCTGCCGTTCCGCGATCTCTTCGCGGTCATGTTCTTCGTCGCGATCGGCACGCTGGTGGAACCCGCGACGGTCGTGAGCGAGGCCGGCGTGCTCGGGCTCGTCCTCCTCCTCGTCGCGCTGAAGATCGTGACCATCAGCGGGCTCGCCGCGCTGTTCTCGGTGCCGGCGCGGCGCGCGCAGCTCGGCGTCGGCCTTGGTCAGATCGGCGAATTCAGCTTCGTCGTGATGGGCCTCGGCCTCGCCGCGGGCGTCGTGTCGTCCGGCCAGTTCAGCGCCGTACTCGCGGCCGCGGCGATCACGATCGCCGCGTCCGCGGTCGGTGCGCGTCTGTTCCCGAAAGCGACGGTTAGCTGA
- a CDS encoding DUF3048 domain-containing protein, with translation MSIVPAAQPGGGTAAAQTLANGFTLVGDFRGTGAQEIASIYDPNDDFGLRIVVLDRGADGKFTHTEWFLEGANHFDLSRMKPVAVDLNADKKTDIAVLYNDGGLTVHIVVWLSTGSNFAYTGNAGWWRHTNFDWNRAQGLLAGVWDGTPKTGLLIPYQLDNFQLKFLYLIATGSGLFYAGDGGAYDSGPGQVDSTKARFLTGHFTRTDGVDQVAMIYQYPNFRIGVHVFDPSPRGIQPIGGWAGMWISPEGFFDMTKAKWAAGDVDGDGKTDILTMYSYADGSSRVHLMSAASRFSLLQVGGIATLSAATLSWSNTALVAGDWNMDGKADAATVTALGDGTTHVGALNNTGTSAFVFQPDTWITPPNEVQKLACVSCWPLDGMPVVAGGPNPLRRPLAVKIDNAPTARPHYGISQADMVIELLVEGFITRLAAYFHSQDPDTIGAVRSVRFSDRYTTPMVRGSLVFSGASQLMEGLVRGDIERGAYVGVSPQLGQGSAFYRTNVDGKVAPHNLFTSSQALREATASVGGGGPVDVPRWDFLASQNHAATSGGFLGSIPASNILIPYRLDARVLYHYDATSHTYSRLQSASSALNYRPEIDGMNGQAIAARNVVIINTDIWVTDVIDDAGGAPSLDMRLTGVGKASIFRDGLRQDGTWSRASYTDAFVFTNFYNQKIYLSPGQTWIHILPADWDVPSS, from the coding sequence GTGAGCATCGTTCCGGCCGCGCAACCCGGCGGCGGGACCGCCGCGGCGCAGACCCTCGCCAACGGCTTCACCCTCGTCGGCGATTTCCGCGGCACCGGCGCGCAGGAGATCGCCTCGATCTACGACCCGAACGATGACTTCGGGCTCCGGATCGTCGTGCTCGACCGCGGCGCGGACGGCAAGTTCACCCACACCGAGTGGTTCCTCGAGGGCGCGAACCACTTCGACCTCTCGCGCATGAAGCCCGTCGCGGTCGACCTGAACGCCGACAAGAAGACCGACATCGCAGTTCTTTACAACGACGGCGGGCTCACCGTCCACATCGTCGTGTGGCTCTCGACCGGCAGCAACTTCGCTTACACCGGCAACGCCGGTTGGTGGCGCCACACGAACTTTGACTGGAACCGCGCGCAGGGCTTGCTCGCGGGGGTCTGGGATGGCACGCCGAAGACCGGACTCCTCATTCCCTACCAGCTCGACAACTTCCAGCTGAAGTTCCTGTACCTGATCGCCACCGGATCGGGTCTGTTCTACGCGGGCGACGGCGGCGCGTACGACTCGGGTCCCGGACAGGTCGATTCGACGAAGGCGCGCTTCCTCACGGGACACTTCACGCGCACCGACGGCGTCGACCAGGTCGCGATGATCTACCAGTACCCGAACTTCCGGATCGGCGTGCACGTCTTCGATCCCTCACCCCGCGGTATCCAGCCGATCGGCGGCTGGGCCGGGATGTGGATCTCGCCCGAAGGCTTCTTCGACATGACGAAGGCGAAGTGGGCGGCCGGGGATGTCGACGGCGACGGCAAGACCGACATCCTCACCATGTACTCCTACGCCGACGGCAGCAGTCGCGTGCATCTGATGTCGGCGGCCTCGCGCTTCTCTCTGCTGCAGGTGGGTGGCATCGCGACCTTGAGCGCGGCGACGCTGTCGTGGAGCAACACGGCACTCGTCGCCGGGGACTGGAACATGGATGGCAAGGCGGATGCGGCCACGGTAACGGCACTGGGTGACGGGACCACGCACGTCGGCGCGCTCAACAACACCGGGACGTCCGCTTTTGTATTCCAGCCCGACACCTGGATCACGCCGCCGAATGAGGTCCAGAAGCTCGCGTGCGTCTCGTGCTGGCCGCTGGACGGGATGCCCGTTGTCGCCGGCGGTCCGAATCCGCTGCGCCGGCCCCTGGCGGTGAAGATCGACAACGCGCCGACCGCGCGCCCGCACTACGGGATCAGTCAGGCCGACATGGTCATCGAGCTCCTTGTCGAGGGCTTCATCACGCGGCTCGCCGCATATTTCCACTCGCAGGATCCGGACACGATCGGCGCGGTCCGCAGCGTACGGTTCTCGGACCGGTACACGACGCCGATGGTCCGCGGCTCGCTCGTGTTCTCTGGCGCGTCGCAGCTCATGGAAGGTCTGGTGCGCGGCGACATCGAGCGAGGCGCCTACGTCGGCGTCTCGCCGCAGCTCGGACAGGGCAGCGCGTTCTATCGCACGAACGTCGACGGAAAGGTGGCCCCGCACAACCTGTTCACCTCTTCGCAGGCCCTGCGCGAAGCGACGGCGTCGGTCGGCGGCGGCGGTCCGGTCGACGTGCCGCGTTGGGACTTCCTCGCATCGCAGAATCACGCCGCGACGTCCGGGGGCTTCCTCGGCAGCATCCCGGCGAGCAACATCCTGATCCCCTATCGCCTCGACGCGCGTGTCCTCTATCACTACGACGCGACGTCGCACACCTATTCGCGCCTCCAGAGCGCGAGCAGCGCGCTGAACTACCGGCCCGAGATCGACGGCATGAACGGGCAGGCGATCGCGGCGCGGAACGTCGTGATCATCAACACCGACATCTGGGTCACCGACGTCATCGACGACGCGGGCGGCGCGCCGAGCCTCGACATGCGCCTCACCGGCGTCGGTAAGGCGAGCATCTTCCGCGACGGACTGCGCCAGGATGGGACGTGGTCGCGGGCGTCGTACACGGACGCGTTCGTCTTCACGAACTTCTACAACCAGAAGATCTACCTCTCGCCAGGGCAGACCTGGATCCACATCCTCCCTGCTGACTGGGACGTGCCCTCGAGCTAG